Proteins encoded within one genomic window of Pectobacterium araliae:
- a CDS encoding AAA family ATPase produces the protein MEKHPSTANDVLRQHAEIRFADELARLTQADENNPKPQGWLRSPRAVRQFILGDEALGISAKFFGDNALVDRAIVTLLGKQGLMLVGEPGTAKSMLSELFAAAISGDSGLTIQGTAGTTEDHIKYSWNYALLLAEGPTKRALIGSPLYQGMMQGRIVRFEEITRCPPEIQDVLVSLMSEKQLMIPEMGEQGRISAKPGFNLIGTANLRDRGVHEMSAALKRRFNFETVRPIQDPEFEIELIQTQLTRELGELAALVTVPPSVIELLVTTFQELRSGNTRDGGSTKTPDAVMSSAEAVNIAYASALEAHYLGNSTLNAGAIARQIIGVVLKDNPDDAKRMRYYVDNVARERAKSSDDWKAFYDASRQFWK, from the coding sequence TGCCGAAATTCGCTTTGCGGATGAATTAGCACGCCTGACTCAAGCGGACGAAAATAACCCGAAACCGCAGGGGTGGCTGCGCTCGCCCCGTGCGGTGCGTCAGTTTATTTTAGGTGATGAAGCCTTAGGGATTTCCGCGAAATTTTTTGGCGATAATGCACTGGTCGATCGCGCGATTGTGACGCTGTTGGGGAAACAGGGATTGATGCTGGTTGGTGAACCCGGAACGGCAAAATCCATGCTATCGGAGCTATTTGCTGCGGCCATTTCGGGTGATTCAGGCCTGACAATTCAAGGCACGGCGGGAACGACCGAAGATCATATTAAGTATTCATGGAACTATGCGCTGTTGCTTGCTGAAGGCCCTACTAAACGGGCGCTGATCGGTTCACCGCTCTATCAGGGGATGATGCAGGGCAGGATTGTCCGTTTTGAGGAGATCACCCGCTGCCCGCCGGAAATACAAGATGTCCTGGTCTCTTTGATGTCTGAAAAACAGCTGATGATCCCTGAAATGGGTGAACAAGGGCGGATCAGTGCTAAACCCGGCTTTAACCTGATTGGCACGGCGAACTTGCGCGATCGCGGCGTACATGAAATGTCAGCCGCATTAAAACGGCGCTTTAACTTTGAAACCGTGAGGCCGATTCAAGACCCTGAGTTCGAGATCGAATTGATTCAAACGCAACTGACGCGTGAATTGGGCGAACTGGCTGCGCTTGTCACTGTGCCGCCGAGCGTCATTGAACTGCTGGTGACCACCTTTCAGGAACTTCGCTCCGGTAATACGCGCGACGGTGGCAGCACCAAAACGCCGGATGCGGTGATGTCGAGTGCGGAAGCGGTCAATATTGCCTACGCCTCCGCGCTTGAGGCGCATTATCTGGGCAATAGCACGCTGAATGCGGGCGCCATCGCACGCCAGATTATCGGCGTGGTATTAAAAGATAACCCTGACGATGCGAAACGTATGCGCTACTACGTGGATAATGTGGCGCGGGAACGGGCAAAAAGCAGCGACGACTGGAAAGCGTTTTACGATGCCTCGCGGCAGTTTTGGAAGTAA
- a CDS encoding DUF5682 family protein: MSLSNIVLPARMKQALATWDFLQSQQIYFAPVRHHSPACAYGLLSLIDDIHPDHILIEAPVSFNHLLPDLLHPDAKPPIAVMGQADVQSREPQEGETPQATTRSAFFPFCDYSPEWVALHAGQRHNATLRFIDLPWAEQSAIEERQNDVSQSLQAERYLAHSQFISALARKCYCRDHDDLWEHLFELRSIEALTDWQALFRDTLVWCALARLDYEPQVLEAEGSAQREAHMLAAIMQVRAEHPTGKVLVVTGGFHSLALLEGLSHDGQSLNAFTDAAQKQYQKQLKQAENDSAWLIRYSFDRLDALNGYASGMPAPAYYQRSWQMLMAQRGDRQAEKALPPLTTQEYRNNMGMRFLSEVASMLRAKAFDDPPSYITVKNAVEQSVRLAALRGHEGPGRYDLLDGLQSSFIKGSIDDAQSELWLEIQKTFSGHALGQIPAGSATPSLVAETYRLAKYHRFKLDDTLVKLSRLDIYRNPQHRARSRFLHLLSFLEVGFATRSNGPDFLGGHHLDLLFEEWHYAWTPSTEGRLIALSEKGSQLEAIAIDKLVYLEKQLEEQGQNRSSKNAVHVLIQAALLGLQSRLAGLFRLLHDDIHNDFRLDSLVECGHSLIHLWRGRDFLGLRHQPELTQLLFKLVPQALFCLPTLTAGDESQQETHFTALLALRELIEFMPTIDPSSTANRDFYHQLKQIAPALKGVPLLKGAVDALRYLGDDIDERALEDNLSNVFSQGGDPEQAVRYFVGLMRAAPELIIKTPRLVDKLNRLISQWDDDRFLHVLPDLRFAFSQLTPKQNATLASYIAEQCGFSEPDMHLWQADFTEREMLQTIQLNQQLQQQLAENELLSWYETEKGPAR, encoded by the coding sequence GTGAGTCTTTCGAACATCGTACTGCCCGCACGGATGAAACAGGCGCTGGCAACATGGGATTTTTTGCAGTCGCAGCAGATCTATTTTGCGCCGGTTCGCCACCATAGCCCCGCTTGTGCCTACGGCCTGCTGTCATTGATTGACGATATCCATCCCGATCACATTCTGATTGAGGCCCCGGTCAGTTTTAATCACCTGTTGCCCGATTTGCTTCACCCTGATGCGAAACCCCCTATCGCGGTGATGGGGCAGGCTGACGTTCAGTCCCGTGAGCCGCAAGAGGGCGAAACGCCGCAAGCGACCACGCGTAGCGCTTTTTTCCCTTTTTGTGACTACTCGCCCGAGTGGGTTGCGCTGCACGCCGGGCAGCGTCACAACGCGACACTGCGCTTTATTGATTTGCCGTGGGCTGAGCAAAGCGCGATTGAAGAACGTCAGAACGATGTCAGCCAAAGCCTGCAAGCAGAACGCTATCTCGCCCACAGCCAGTTTATTTCGGCACTCGCCAGGAAATGCTACTGCCGCGATCACGATGATTTATGGGAACATTTATTCGAATTACGTTCGATTGAGGCGCTGACCGACTGGCAAGCGCTGTTCCGCGATACGCTGGTCTGGTGTGCGTTGGCACGATTGGATTATGAGCCTCAGGTTTTGGAAGCAGAGGGATCGGCACAGCGTGAGGCGCATATGCTCGCCGCTATCATGCAGGTTCGTGCTGAACATCCAACGGGGAAAGTTCTGGTGGTGACCGGGGGTTTTCATTCGCTGGCGCTGCTCGAAGGGCTGTCTCACGATGGTCAATCACTCAATGCCTTCACGGATGCCGCGCAAAAGCAGTACCAAAAACAGTTGAAGCAGGCGGAAAACGATAGCGCGTGGTTAATCCGCTATAGCTTTGACCGATTAGATGCGCTCAATGGCTATGCCTCCGGCATGCCCGCGCCCGCGTACTATCAGCGAAGCTGGCAAATGCTCATGGCGCAGCGAGGCGATAGGCAGGCAGAAAAGGCGTTGCCGCCGCTCACGACTCAGGAATACCGCAATAACATGGGGATGCGTTTTTTGTCTGAGGTTGCCAGCATGCTCCGGGCTAAAGCGTTTGACGATCCCCCCAGCTATATCACGGTAAAAAATGCGGTAGAGCAGAGTGTTCGCTTAGCAGCATTGCGCGGGCATGAAGGCCCCGGTCGTTACGATCTGCTGGATGGGCTACAAAGTAGCTTTATCAAAGGCAGCATCGATGATGCGCAGAGTGAACTGTGGCTTGAAATTCAAAAAACATTTTCTGGCCATGCGCTAGGACAGATTCCGGCAGGTAGCGCGACGCCATCGCTGGTTGCTGAAACTTATCGGTTAGCGAAATATCACCGCTTTAAACTCGATGACACGCTGGTCAAACTAAGCCGCCTGGATATCTATCGCAACCCGCAGCATCGCGCACGTAGCCGTTTTCTGCATCTGCTGAGCTTCCTTGAAGTCGGCTTCGCGACGCGCAGTAACGGCCCTGATTTTTTGGGCGGTCATCATCTCGATCTGCTATTTGAAGAGTGGCACTATGCGTGGACTCCCTCGACCGAAGGGCGGTTGATTGCGCTCTCGGAGAAAGGAAGCCAGCTCGAAGCGATTGCGATCGATAAATTAGTCTATCTGGAAAAGCAGTTAGAGGAACAGGGGCAGAATCGGTCGAGTAAAAATGCGGTGCATGTGCTGATTCAGGCCGCGCTATTAGGGCTACAGTCACGTTTAGCCGGGCTATTTCGTTTATTACATGACGATATACACAACGATTTCCGCTTAGATTCACTCGTTGAATGTGGGCATAGCCTGATTCATCTCTGGCGCGGGCGTGATTTTCTTGGCTTACGCCATCAGCCTGAATTAACGCAACTCTTGTTTAAGCTGGTTCCACAGGCGCTGTTTTGTTTACCGACTCTCACCGCAGGCGATGAATCCCAGCAGGAAACGCATTTTACGGCACTGCTTGCCTTGCGTGAGCTGATTGAATTTATGCCTACGATCGACCCCTCCAGTACCGCCAACCGCGATTTTTACCACCAATTGAAGCAGATTGCCCCAGCGTTAAAAGGCGTGCCGTTATTAAAAGGGGCGGTTGATGCGCTGCGCTATCTCGGTGATGACATTGATGAGCGTGCCCTTGAGGACAACCTATCGAACGTCTTTAGCCAGGGGGGCGATCCTGAGCAGGCGGTTCGCTACTTTGTGGGGCTAATGCGCGCGGCGCCTGAGCTGATTATCAAGACGCCGCGTTTAGTCGATAAGCTAAATAGGCTGATTTCGCAGTGGGATGATGACCGTTTCCTGCATGTGTTGCCCGACCTGCGCTTTGCCTTCAGCCAACTGACCCCGAAGCAGAATGCGACATTAGCGAGTTATATCGCCGAGCAATGCGGTTTCTCTGAGCCGGATATGCACCTTTGGCAAGCGGATTTCACGGAGCGGGAGATGCTACAGACGATACAGTTAAATCAACAGCTGCAACAACAGCTGGCGGAAAACGAACTCCTGTCATGGTACGAAACCGAGAAAGGGCCAGCCCGATGA
- a CDS encoding VWA domain-containing protein: MSAHDDKEKNGKRWRLILGHYADEALGQAAFDAQDLKVERTLDYLYRREYQRRGLKQEGGRHGSLDQSQLTAVNWLNQARKLFPSSTFERMQSQAIERYEITHLFNDPQALQTMEPTPVLAKALLSLRGRMNEQTREAVRDIIRKVVDEILRTLRPTFTNVLTGRRHRFRRSPIASSQNFDWRATIAANLKHFDRDKNRLVIETPHFNSRMQRHMPWDVILCVDQSASMSSSVMYAAVCASILAALPAVRVSLIVFDTQVVDLSHLAHDPVEVLMTVQLGGGTNIAKAMQYCEQRVQNPKRTIVALISDFEEGGALSHLLSCVQRMHSQQITLLGLAALDDAAHPVYDAAIGQKLADRGMQVAALTPEHFAQWLAEVMR; the protein is encoded by the coding sequence ATGAGTGCGCATGATGATAAAGAAAAAAATGGCAAACGTTGGCGCTTGATTCTGGGCCACTATGCCGATGAAGCATTAGGTCAGGCGGCGTTTGATGCGCAGGATCTGAAGGTGGAACGCACGCTGGATTACCTCTATCGCCGTGAATATCAGCGCCGTGGCCTCAAGCAGGAAGGTGGACGCCACGGCTCGTTGGATCAGTCTCAACTGACGGCGGTGAACTGGCTGAATCAGGCGCGTAAATTATTCCCCAGCAGCACGTTTGAGCGGATGCAATCGCAGGCGATTGAACGCTATGAAATAACACATTTATTCAACGACCCACAGGCTCTGCAAACGATGGAACCTACGCCCGTGCTGGCTAAGGCGTTATTGAGTTTACGTGGACGGATGAATGAACAGACGCGTGAAGCGGTACGCGACATTATTCGTAAGGTGGTAGATGAGATATTACGCACGCTGAGGCCAACCTTTACGAATGTGCTTACCGGCCGTCGTCATCGCTTCCGGCGTTCGCCGATCGCCAGCAGTCAAAATTTCGACTGGCGTGCCACGATTGCGGCCAATCTTAAGCATTTTGATCGTGATAAAAATCGTCTGGTCATTGAAACACCCCATTTTAATTCACGCATGCAGCGGCATATGCCGTGGGATGTGATTCTGTGCGTTGACCAAAGTGCGTCGATGTCCAGTTCAGTGATGTATGCGGCGGTCTGTGCCAGCATTCTGGCGGCATTGCCTGCGGTACGGGTATCGTTGATTGTGTTTGATACACAGGTGGTGGATTTGTCGCACCTTGCCCACGATCCGGTTGAGGTACTGATGACGGTTCAACTCGGAGGCGGGACGAATATTGCGAAGGCCATGCAGTATTGCGAACAGCGCGTACAAAACCCGAAACGTACTATCGTGGCGTTAATCAGTGATTTTGAAGAAGGTGGCGCGCTGAGTCACCTGCTCAGCTGCGTGCAGCGTATGCACAGCCAGCAAATCACGCTGTTAGGGCTGGCGGCACTGGATGATGCGGCACACCCGGTCTACGACGCCGCCATCGGGCAAAAATTGGCCGATCGCGGTATGCAGGTTGCCGCGTTAACACCGGAGCATTTTGCGCAATGGCTGGCGGAGGTGATGCGATGA
- a CDS encoding SWIM zinc finger family protein produces MNWQRLYLNYDEDALSVFANVGLLRRAKKDLAGDKVTLVTDAGQEGHFASDGQKVVLDAQGIHTARCDCPATGCCKHILAAVLWLQTHAERDADQTAALSEETVTPPIDVLAEILLLDPAVLMKQVGKVQTRHAARFVQMWAEESVRTELLPNQLKIYLPMLESPVIYLAGTGLTGMLSDFLREKQPALHLAAIARLFAENQRVWPWPAECFAQESNERALNADEQALIAMLKAFIHDVLNQGLSHISKSSARQLHLLNMSARAEGLPRLAGYLRTLSGQVSLLAERHYSLEERDVLLFIARLSAYLYQLEQASPERLLLLRGQVRRQYQQQPEALSLVPLGAQWWVTEGGARGATFSFWESENQQLLHCTQARADYHDVTFSQQGVWQGQAMWKQLGEQIMRAPFTLHHPRFSDEGKLAAGGESFANLEGTPWPAASYEQCKSTGGIADWSQLFRYFEQENQDYPLPLLLHVHRYEPVVWHEVEQRIVWPVFDDAGNALYLSLNWKKAQHQRIDRLKQATQQKWEIVAVLVQPRRRGNDIDLQPYSLLVRDGGTVRAFCLDFQTIKSEKKAQGFISYIQTMLAEKKQKKTVQRPPLTLAQRICQPILDVLDAQACTGRRQLTTTQREQLQHAMKTANELGLTLVERALSQYIVQPQPEVDRLLRVVFLCDRLQRFQNGLPIVLRHASSA; encoded by the coding sequence ATGAACTGGCAACGCCTCTACCTGAATTATGATGAAGACGCGCTGAGCGTTTTTGCCAATGTCGGTTTACTGCGCCGAGCCAAAAAAGATCTGGCGGGTGATAAGGTGACGTTGGTGACTGACGCCGGGCAAGAAGGGCATTTTGCCAGCGATGGTCAGAAAGTGGTGCTTGATGCGCAGGGGATACACACTGCACGGTGCGATTGCCCGGCTACCGGCTGCTGTAAGCACATTTTGGCGGCGGTGCTGTGGCTACAAACCCATGCTGAACGGGATGCGGATCAAACAGCTGCCCTCTCTGAGGAAACGGTAACACCACCGATAGATGTGCTTGCCGAGATCTTACTGCTCGATCCTGCTGTCTTAATGAAGCAGGTCGGCAAAGTGCAAACGCGGCATGCGGCGCGATTTGTACAAATGTGGGCGGAAGAGTCGGTGAGGACGGAACTGCTGCCAAACCAGCTTAAAATTTACCTGCCAATGCTGGAAAGCCCCGTGATCTATCTGGCTGGAACGGGGTTGACTGGCATGCTGTCGGATTTCTTACGTGAGAAGCAGCCAGCCTTGCATCTTGCTGCCATTGCCCGTCTCTTTGCAGAAAATCAGCGCGTCTGGCCGTGGCCAGCGGAGTGTTTCGCTCAGGAATCAAATGAAAGGGCGTTAAATGCGGATGAGCAAGCGCTGATTGCTATGCTGAAGGCGTTTATCCATGACGTCCTGAATCAGGGGCTGTCGCACATCAGCAAAAGCAGTGCGCGGCAGCTTCATTTGCTGAATATGTCCGCCCGTGCAGAAGGATTACCGCGATTGGCGGGCTACCTGCGCACGCTGAGCGGACAGGTTAGTTTATTAGCGGAAAGGCATTACAGCCTGGAAGAACGTGATGTCCTGCTGTTTATTGCCCGTCTGTCGGCGTATTTATACCAGCTTGAGCAGGCGAGCCCTGAACGTTTGCTGTTGCTGCGTGGGCAGGTGCGGCGGCAGTATCAACAGCAGCCTGAGGCGTTATCGCTTGTGCCGTTAGGGGCGCAGTGGTGGGTGACTGAGGGCGGTGCGCGCGGTGCGACCTTTTCGTTTTGGGAGAGTGAAAACCAGCAATTATTGCATTGCACGCAAGCGCGAGCCGATTACCACGATGTGACGTTCAGCCAGCAGGGTGTGTGGCAGGGACAGGCCATGTGGAAACAACTGGGCGAGCAGATCATGCGTGCCCCGTTTACGCTGCACCACCCGCGTTTTTCTGACGAGGGTAAATTGGCCGCGGGCGGTGAAAGTTTCGCGAACCTTGAGGGCACGCCGTGGCCTGCTGCGTCATATGAGCAGTGTAAATCGACGGGAGGCATTGCCGATTGGTCGCAGCTGTTTCGCTACTTTGAGCAAGAGAATCAGGACTACCCATTGCCTCTGCTGCTGCATGTGCATCGCTATGAACCTGTCGTCTGGCATGAAGTTGAACAGCGTATCGTCTGGCCAGTTTTTGACGACGCGGGTAATGCTCTTTACCTGAGTCTCAACTGGAAAAAGGCACAGCACCAGCGGATAGATAGGCTCAAGCAAGCCACTCAGCAAAAGTGGGAGATTGTGGCGGTGTTGGTGCAGCCTCGCCGCCGTGGGAATGATATTGACCTACAGCCTTATTCTCTGTTGGTAAGGGATGGCGGCACGGTGAGGGCGTTCTGTCTGGACTTTCAGACCATCAAAAGCGAGAAGAAAGCACAGGGCTTTATTAGCTATATTCAAACGATGCTGGCTGAGAAGAAGCAGAAAAAAACGGTGCAGCGTCCACCGCTTACGCTGGCACAGCGAATTTGCCAGCCGATCCTGGATGTGTTGGACGCACAGGCTTGCACCGGGCGGCGGCAGTTAACCACAACGCAAAGAGAGCAGTTGCAACATGCCATGAAAACCGCCAATGAGCTGGGCTTAACGCTTGTTGAGCGTGCGTTGTCGCAGTATATCGTGCAGCCTCAACCGGAGGTTGATCGTCTGCTGCGGGTCGTCTTTCTTTGCGACAGGCTTCAGCGTTTTCAAAACGGGTTGCCGATTGTGTTACGTCACGCTTCATCGGCGTAA
- a CDS encoding sugar transporter encodes MTRSPRSTAWLRVVSLSLAAFIFNTAEFAPVALLSDIAASFSMSAAQVGLIITIYAWVVGLMSLPCMLLSSDMERRSLLIKIFILFAISNVLSGLAWNYWVLVMARIGVALSHAVFWSITASLVVRLAPADKKAQALSLLATGTALALVLGLPLGRVVGQYLGWRVTFVLIGLIAAVIMLGLMKLLPVLPSSNSGSLKSLPLLLKRPALLCVYGLTVMIVTAHFTAYSYIEPFIQKVALLSENFTTILLLVFGGAGIIGSMLFSRYSSQYPAGFLIVSFAFLAVCLLLLLPLSFSGWSLSTLCIVWGIAIMALSLGMQVKVLTLASDATDVAMALYSGIYNIGIGGGALLGNQVIIHLGLPDIGYMGAAMAVLATMCCIFTFVRYSRVLKTSLTS; translated from the coding sequence ATGACCCGTTCTCCTCGTTCGACCGCCTGGTTACGTGTCGTCAGCCTTTCTCTGGCGGCATTCATTTTTAACACCGCTGAGTTTGCTCCTGTCGCGCTGTTGTCAGACATCGCCGCCAGCTTTTCCATGAGCGCCGCACAAGTTGGGCTGATCATTACGATTTACGCCTGGGTGGTTGGGCTGATGTCGCTGCCCTGCATGCTGTTATCCAGCGATATGGAACGACGCAGCCTGCTGATCAAAATCTTTATCCTGTTCGCCATCAGTAACGTGCTATCCGGCCTGGCCTGGAATTATTGGGTGCTGGTTATGGCTCGTATCGGCGTCGCGCTGTCGCATGCGGTGTTCTGGTCGATTACGGCATCATTGGTGGTACGTCTGGCGCCTGCGGATAAAAAAGCGCAGGCGTTGAGCCTGCTGGCGACTGGGACGGCGCTGGCGCTGGTACTGGGGTTACCGCTAGGGCGTGTGGTCGGGCAGTATCTGGGCTGGCGCGTAACGTTTGTCCTTATTGGCCTGATCGCTGCGGTGATTATGCTGGGTCTGATGAAGCTCCTGCCGGTGTTGCCGAGCAGTAATTCTGGTTCGCTAAAAAGCTTGCCTCTCCTGCTGAAGCGCCCTGCGCTGCTGTGTGTATACGGCCTGACGGTCATGATCGTAACGGCGCACTTTACCGCCTACAGTTATATTGAGCCGTTTATCCAGAAAGTGGCGTTGTTGAGTGAAAACTTCACCACCATCCTGCTACTGGTTTTTGGTGGTGCTGGCATCATTGGCAGCATGTTGTTTAGCCGCTACAGCAGTCAGTATCCGGCGGGTTTCCTGATTGTCTCGTTCGCGTTTCTGGCGGTGTGTTTGCTGCTCTTGCTACCGCTGTCATTCAGTGGCTGGAGCCTGTCGACGCTGTGTATCGTCTGGGGAATCGCCATTATGGCGCTGAGCCTGGGTATGCAGGTTAAGGTGTTGACGTTGGCATCGGACGCCACCGACGTGGCGATGGCGCTCTATTCGGGGATTTATAATATTGGGATTGGCGGCGGTGCGCTGCTCGGTAATCAGGTCATTATCCATCTTGGTCTGCCCGATATCGGTTACATGGGGGCGGCGATGGCGGTGCTGGCGACGATGTGCTGTATTTTCACGTTTGTTCGCTATTCCCGTGTGTTAAAAACGTCATTAACGAGCTGA
- the fieF gene encoding CDF family cation-efflux transporter FieF (FieF, a metal efflux transporter, is a member of the CDF (cation diffusion facilitator) family of transporters.), with the protein MNPHYARLVTLAAVSATAVALVLFVMKVFAWWHTGSVSLLASLVDSLVDIAASLVNLLVVRYSLQPADTEHAFGHGKAESLAALAQSMFISGSALFLILTGLQHSLEPQALHAPEVGMWVTLIALLATLMLVSFQRWVVKCTHSQAIRADMLHYQSDLLMNGAILLALALSWKGITRADSLFALGIGGYILYSALRMGYDAVQSLLDRALPEDEHRAIAEVIANWPGIRGAHALRTRRSGPTRFIQLHLEMDDALPLVQAHQIAADLEQALRQQFPGADIMIHQDPVSAVPENQRGRLAM; encoded by the coding sequence ATGAATCCACACTATGCACGTTTGGTGACGCTGGCGGCGGTGAGTGCGACGGCTGTGGCGCTGGTGCTGTTTGTGATGAAAGTGTTCGCCTGGTGGCATACCGGTTCGGTAAGCCTGCTGGCGTCGCTGGTCGATTCGTTGGTGGATATTGCCGCGTCGCTGGTGAACCTGCTGGTGGTACGCTATTCGTTGCAGCCAGCGGATACGGAGCACGCGTTCGGTCACGGCAAGGCGGAATCGCTGGCTGCGCTGGCGCAGAGCATGTTTATTTCCGGTTCGGCGCTGTTCCTGATCCTGACGGGGCTGCAACATTCTCTGGAGCCGCAGGCGTTGCACGCGCCAGAAGTCGGCATGTGGGTGACGCTCATTGCGCTGTTGGCTACGCTGATGCTGGTCTCGTTCCAGCGCTGGGTGGTTAAATGCACGCATAGTCAGGCAATACGTGCGGACATGCTGCATTATCAGTCCGATCTGTTGATGAACGGTGCGATTCTGCTGGCGCTGGCACTCAGTTGGAAAGGCATTACGCGTGCCGATTCCCTGTTTGCGTTGGGGATCGGCGGCTATATTTTATATAGCGCATTACGTATGGGATATGACGCGGTGCAATCGCTGTTGGATCGCGCGCTGCCGGAGGACGAGCATCGCGCTATTGCTGAGGTGATTGCGAACTGGCCGGGCATTCGCGGCGCACATGCATTGCGCACCCGACGTTCTGGACCAACGCGCTTTATTCAGCTACATCTGGAAATGGATGACGCCCTGCCGCTGGTTCAGGCACACCAGATTGCCGCCGATCTGGAACAGGCATTACGTCAACAGTTTCCGGGAGCCGACATTATGATCCATCAGGATCCGGTTTCCGCCGTGCCGGAAAACCAGCGTGGTAGGTTGGCAATGTAG
- the pfkA gene encoding 6-phosphofructokinase, giving the protein MIRRIGVLTSGGDAPGMNAAIRGVVRAALSEGLEIYGIYDGYQGLYEDRMEQLDRYSVSDVINRGGTFLGSARFPQFRDEAVRQVCVENMKRRGLDALVVIGGDGSYMGAKRLTEMGFPCIGLPGTIDNDVAGTDYTIGYFTALETVLEAIDRLRDTSSSHQRISIVEVMGRHCGDLTLAAAIAGGCEFIVLPEVPFSPEDLVCEIKAGIEKGKKHAIVAITELVCDVDELARYIEKETGRETRATVLGHIQRGGSPVAYDRILASRMGAYSIELLQQGYGGRCVGIQNEKMVHHDIVDAIENMKRPFKGDWLETAKKLF; this is encoded by the coding sequence ATGATTAGAAGAATCGGAGTGTTGACGAGCGGTGGCGATGCACCAGGTATGAATGCGGCAATTCGGGGTGTGGTTCGTGCTGCATTGTCGGAAGGGCTGGAAATTTACGGCATTTATGATGGCTATCAGGGCTTGTACGAAGATCGCATGGAGCAGTTGGATCGCTACAGCGTATCGGATGTGATTAACCGTGGCGGTACGTTCCTCGGTTCAGCGCGTTTCCCACAGTTCCGTGACGAGGCAGTGCGTCAGGTGTGTGTAGAAAACATGAAAAGACGCGGTCTGGATGCGCTGGTCGTTATCGGCGGTGACGGTTCCTACATGGGGGCCAAGCGTCTGACGGAGATGGGTTTTCCCTGTATCGGCTTGCCCGGCACGATTGATAACGACGTTGCGGGAACGGACTACACCATTGGTTACTTTACCGCGCTGGAAACCGTGCTGGAAGCGATTGACCGCCTGCGCGACACCTCTTCTTCTCACCAACGTATTTCCATTGTTGAAGTCATGGGACGCCACTGCGGCGACCTGACACTGGCGGCGGCAATTGCAGGTGGCTGTGAATTCATCGTCCTGCCGGAAGTGCCGTTTAGCCCGGAAGATCTGGTTTGCGAAATCAAAGCGGGCATCGAGAAAGGCAAAAAGCACGCGATTGTGGCGATTACCGAGCTGGTGTGTGACGTTGATGAACTGGCGAGATACATTGAAAAAGAAACGGGGCGTGAAACCCGTGCCACCGTACTCGGTCACATTCAACGCGGTGGCTCGCCGGTCGCGTATGACCGTATTCTGGCTTCTCGCATGGGCGCGTACTCTATTGAACTGCTACAGCAGGGCTACGGTGGCCGCTGTGTCGGTATCCAGAATGAAAAAATGGTGCACCATGACATCGTTGATGCCATCGAGAACATGAAGCGTCCGTTCAAAGGCGACTGGCTGGAGACAGCGAAAAAATTGTTCTGA